A genome region from Phocoena sinus isolate mPhoSin1 chromosome 16, mPhoSin1.pri, whole genome shotgun sequence includes the following:
- the CH25H gene encoding cholesterol 25-hydroxylase produces MSSHNGSELHVLCSSGQLFLQPLWDRLRTWEALIQSPFFPVFFSITIYVGFCLPFVVLDVLCPWVPALRRYKIHPDFSPSAWQLLPCLGQTLYQHVVFVFPMTLLHWAASPALLPPEAPELLQLVRHVVLCLLLFDTEFFVWHVLHHKVPWLYRTFHKMHHQNSAPFALATQYMSVGELFSLGFFDTMNVLLLQCHPLTVLTFHVVNIWLSVEDHSGYDFPWSTHKLVPFGWYGGVEHHDLHHSQFTCNFAPYFTHWDKILGTLRSARAK; encoded by the coding sequence ATGAGCAGCCACAACGGCTCCGAGCTCCACGTCCTCTGTAGCTCCGGCCAGCTGTTCTTGCAGCCCCTCTGGGACCGCCTCAGGACCTGGGAGGCCCTCATCCAGTCGCCCTTCTTCCCCGTCTTCTTCTCCATCACCATCTACGTGGGCTTCTGCCTGCCCTTCGTGGTGCTGGACGTCCTGTGCCCCTGGGTGCCCGCGCTACGGCGCTACAAGATCCACCCGGACTTCTCGCCGTCGGCTTGGCAGCTGCTGCCCTGTCTGGGGCAGACGCTCTACCAGCACGTGGTGTTCGTGTTCCCCATGACACTGCTGCACTGGGCGGCCAGCCCCGCTCTCCTGCCCCCCGAAGCCCCCGAGCTGCTCCAGCTGGTCCGCCACGTCGTGCTCTGCCTGCTACTCTTTGACACCGAGTTCTTCGTGTGGCACGTGCTGCACCACAAGGTGCCCTGGCTGTACCGGACCTTCCACAAGATGCACCACCAGAACTCGGCCCCGTTCGCGCTGGCCACGCAATACATGAGCGTCGGGGAGCTGTTTTCCTTGGGTTTCTTTGACACGATGAACGTCTTGCTGCTCCAGTGCCACCCGCTCACTGTCCTGACCTTCCACGTGGTCAACATCTGGCTGTCGGTGGAGGACCACTCGGGCTACGACTTCCCCTGGTCCACGCACAAACTGGTACCTTTCGGGTGGTATGGGGGCGTGGAACACCACGACCTGCATCACTCCCAGTTTACCTGCAACTTCGCCCCTTACTTCACACACTGGGACAAAATACTGGGAACTCTGCGGTCTGCTCGCGCCAAGTGA